A portion of the Haemorhous mexicanus isolate bHaeMex1 chromosome 3, bHaeMex1.pri, whole genome shotgun sequence genome contains these proteins:
- the GJE1 gene encoding putative gap junction epsilon-1 protein, whose product MSPNYIRSFSEGCLRPPTVIGQFHTLFFGSIRMFFLGVLGFAVYGNEALHFSCDPDKREVNLFCYNQFRPITPQVFWALQLVIVLVPGAFFHLYAACKSIKQEDILQKSSYTGFYIFSVFLRIVLEVVAFWLQIQLFGFKVNAIYMCDVGALDKKFNITRCMVPEHFEKTIFLIAMYTFTVITVILCVAEIFEISCRRLGFLKTQ is encoded by the exons ATGTCCCCCAACTACATCCGGAGCTTCTCGGAGGGATGT CTCAGGCCGCCAACAGTAATTGGACAATTCCACACTCTTTTTTTTGGCTCAATTCGAATGTTTTTCCTTGGTGTTTTGGGCTTTGCTGTTTATGGAAATGAGGCCTTGCATTTCAGCTGTGACCCAGACAAGAGAGAGGTTAATCTTTTCTGTTACAACCAGTTCAGACCTATAACTCCTCAG GTATTCTGGGCATTACAGCTGGTGATTGTACTGGTACCTGGAGCATTTTTTCACCTTTATGCTGCTTGTAAGAGCATCAAACAGGAAGATATTCTCCAGAAGTCATCCTACACTGGTTTTTAtatcttctctgttttcttaaGGATTGTCCTTGAAGTTGTGGCTTTTTGGCTTCAGATTCAGCTCTTTGGTTTCAAAGTGAATGCAATCTACATGTGTGATGTGGGAGCACTTGATAAAAAGTTTAACATTACCCGATGCATGGTGCCAGAACACTTTGAAAAGACAATCTTTCTTATTGCAATGTACACATTTACTGTGATTACAGTGATCTTGTGTGTTGCTGAAATTTTTGAGATCTCATGTAGAAGGCTAGGTTTCTTAAAAACTCAGTGA